One part of the Vitis riparia cultivar Riparia Gloire de Montpellier isolate 1030 chromosome 15, EGFV_Vit.rip_1.0, whole genome shotgun sequence genome encodes these proteins:
- the LOC117931828 gene encoding uncharacterized protein LOC117931828 isoform X1 yields MALPEEQEKLKEELLNHAMKGKWGVFVAMYKQNPWVRTAKLTRSGETALHIAVFQSTESTVESLVTCVDEENKAQAEESSAALAISPLIITDDRGNTPLHLAALLGKVGMCMSIAGNNDKLVGFRNAAGETPLFLAALRGQKEAFLYLHSICNRAGTSNFNARRADGETILHVAISGEYFDLAYHIICKYDHLIGCVNENGYTPLHILAGKPAVFATSLHLGPLSRFIYNCLHVEKLTNERVPVDYKGKMKPDEKYPENYKTCINFFQPLPKMLHNMIKRPVTRRENSPMSQKHMQANDANYCEDPEERYDDTRENQGKRSSNIEAQERPQLFPPNYHTSIMIILTILGLIVRLIVWVFGLRDKRKKMLAKKEKNIWSVQIMDLMLRKSSHHNYNISSKGGDPGSSHDFPEYLREEIDEEGKSMFSRTSLKGRETPSVKGRETPIILAAKNGITEMVEQILEIFPSDILDTDSVGKNIVLLAVEYRQTKLY; encoded by the exons ATGGCACTTCCAGAGGAACAGGAGAAGTTAAAAGAGGAGTTGTTAAATCATGCCATGAAAGGCAAATGGGGAGTGTTTGTTGCTATGTATAAGCAAAATCCATGGGTTCGAACTGCAAAGCTCACTAGATCAGGAGAGACAGCATTGCATATAGCTGTCTTCCAAAGCACAGAGAGTACAGTTGAATCGCTAGTTACATGTGTTGATGAAGAAAACAAAGCACAGGCTGAAGAGAGCTCGGCAGCTCTAGCAATCAGCCCTCTGATTATAACAGATGATCGAGGGAATACCCCACTCCATCTAGCAGCATTACTTGGGAAAGTTGGCATGTGCATGTCAATTGCTGGAAACAATGACAAACTGGTAGGCTTTCGCAACGCTGCAGGGGAAACGCCTCTCTTCTTGGCTGCTCTCCGTGGTCAAAAAGAGGCTTTCCTTTACCTCCATAGTATATGCAACCGTGCAGGCACATCCAATTTCAACGCTAGACGGGCTGATGGCGAAACCATTCTTCATGTTGCCATCTCTGGAGAGTACTTTG ATTTGGCATATCATATCATTTGTAAGTATGACCATCTTATCGGTTGTGTCAACGAGAATGGCTACACTCCGCTCCATATCCTGGCCGGAAAACCAGCTGTATTCGCAACTAGTCTTCACCTGGGCCCATTAAGCAGATTTATTTATAACT GCTTACATGTGGAGAAACTCACGAATGAACGGGTCCCTGTCgattacaaaggaaaaatgaagCCTGATGAGAAATATCCAGAGAACTACAAGACatgtatcaatttttttcaaccaTTGCCGAAAATGCTGCACAACATGATCAAAAGACCAG TAACTCGTAGAGAGAATTCGCCAATGTCTCAAAAGCATATGCAGGCAAATGATGCTAATTATTGTGAAGATCCTGAAGAAAGATATGATGATACTCGTGAGAATCAAG GGAAACGATCAAGCAATATTGAAGCTCAAGAAAGACCTCAACTTTTCCCCCCCAATTATCACACAAGTATCATGATCATACTTACCATCCTTGGATTAATAG TGCGTTTAATTGTGTGGGTGTTCGGATTAAGAGATAAGAGAAAGAAGATGCtagcaaagaaagaaaagaacataTGGTCTGTTCAGATCATGGACCTCATGCTTCGTAAATCTTCTCACCATAACTATAATATAAGTTCTAAGGGAGGTGATCCAGGGTCAAGCCATGATTTTCCCGAATATCTGCGCGAGGAAATCGATGAAG AAGGAAAATCAATGTTCTCGAGAACCTCTCTCAAAGGAAGGGAGACACCATCTGTCAAAGGAAGGGAGACACCAATAATACTTGCAGCGAAGAATGGTATAACTGAAATGGTTGAGCAAATCCTAGAGATTTTCCCCTCGGATATTCTGGACACCGACTCAGTTGGCAAGAATATAGTGCTTCTGGCAGTCGAATATAGGCAAACCAAACTGTACTAG
- the LOC117931828 gene encoding uncharacterized protein LOC117931828 isoform X2, translating into MALPEEQEKLKEELLNHAMKGKWGVFVAMYKQNPWVRTAKLTRSGETALHIAVFQSTESTVESLVTCVDEENKAQAEESSAALAISPLIITDDRGNTPLHLAALLGKVGMCMSIAGNNDKLVGFRNAAGETPLFLAALRGQKEAFLYLHSICNRAGTSNFNARRADGETILHVAISGEYFDLAYHIICKYDHLIGCVNENGYTPLHILAGKPAVFATSLHLGPLSRFIYNCLHVEKLTNERVPVDYKGKMKPDEKYPENYKTCINFFQPLPKMLHNMIKRPVTRRENSPMSQKHMQANDANYCEDPEERYDDTRENQGKRSSNIEAQERPQLFPPNYHTSIMIILTILGLIVRLIVWVFGLRDKRKKMLAKKEKNIWSVQIMDLMLRKSSHHNYNISSKGGDPGSSHDFPEYLREEIDEGKSMFSRTSLKGRETPSVKGRETPIILAAKNGITEMVEQILEIFPSDILDTDSVGKNIVLLAVEYRQTKLY; encoded by the exons ATGGCACTTCCAGAGGAACAGGAGAAGTTAAAAGAGGAGTTGTTAAATCATGCCATGAAAGGCAAATGGGGAGTGTTTGTTGCTATGTATAAGCAAAATCCATGGGTTCGAACTGCAAAGCTCACTAGATCAGGAGAGACAGCATTGCATATAGCTGTCTTCCAAAGCACAGAGAGTACAGTTGAATCGCTAGTTACATGTGTTGATGAAGAAAACAAAGCACAGGCTGAAGAGAGCTCGGCAGCTCTAGCAATCAGCCCTCTGATTATAACAGATGATCGAGGGAATACCCCACTCCATCTAGCAGCATTACTTGGGAAAGTTGGCATGTGCATGTCAATTGCTGGAAACAATGACAAACTGGTAGGCTTTCGCAACGCTGCAGGGGAAACGCCTCTCTTCTTGGCTGCTCTCCGTGGTCAAAAAGAGGCTTTCCTTTACCTCCATAGTATATGCAACCGTGCAGGCACATCCAATTTCAACGCTAGACGGGCTGATGGCGAAACCATTCTTCATGTTGCCATCTCTGGAGAGTACTTTG ATTTGGCATATCATATCATTTGTAAGTATGACCATCTTATCGGTTGTGTCAACGAGAATGGCTACACTCCGCTCCATATCCTGGCCGGAAAACCAGCTGTATTCGCAACTAGTCTTCACCTGGGCCCATTAAGCAGATTTATTTATAACT GCTTACATGTGGAGAAACTCACGAATGAACGGGTCCCTGTCgattacaaaggaaaaatgaagCCTGATGAGAAATATCCAGAGAACTACAAGACatgtatcaatttttttcaaccaTTGCCGAAAATGCTGCACAACATGATCAAAAGACCAG TAACTCGTAGAGAGAATTCGCCAATGTCTCAAAAGCATATGCAGGCAAATGATGCTAATTATTGTGAAGATCCTGAAGAAAGATATGATGATACTCGTGAGAATCAAG GGAAACGATCAAGCAATATTGAAGCTCAAGAAAGACCTCAACTTTTCCCCCCCAATTATCACACAAGTATCATGATCATACTTACCATCCTTGGATTAATAG TGCGTTTAATTGTGTGGGTGTTCGGATTAAGAGATAAGAGAAAGAAGATGCtagcaaagaaagaaaagaacataTGGTCTGTTCAGATCATGGACCTCATGCTTCGTAAATCTTCTCACCATAACTATAATATAAGTTCTAAGGGAGGTGATCCAGGGTCAAGCCATGATTTTCCCGAATATCTGCGCGAGGAAATCGATGAAG GAAAATCAATGTTCTCGAGAACCTCTCTCAAAGGAAGGGAGACACCATCTGTCAAAGGAAGGGAGACACCAATAATACTTGCAGCGAAGAATGGTATAACTGAAATGGTTGAGCAAATCCTAGAGATTTTCCCCTCGGATATTCTGGACACCGACTCAGTTGGCAAGAATATAGTGCTTCTGGCAGTCGAATATAGGCAAACCAAACTGTACTAG